GCTGGCTACTCCAGACCTGAAATGGGAGTCGAACCTCAATTTGAATGTGGGGGTTGACGTATCCGCTTTTGAGAACCGGGTGTCGTTAAGTGTGGAGTACTTTAACCGTCGAAGTAAAGATTTGCTATTTACAATGCCGATGGCTTATTCAACAGGATATACAGGCTATGATGCAAATATAGGAGCGCTGAAAAATACAGGTGTCGACGTGGATATTCGTACTGTCCCGGTTCGAAATGAAAATTTTAAATGGAATTTAGACGTCAATCTTTCGCATTATAAAAACAAGATTACAGCTTTGCCAAAAGATAACAAACCGATCATTACAGGGAATAAACTCCTGCGCGTAGGCGGAAGTATCTATGATTTTTATCTGCCGGAATGGGCTGGAGTAAATCCAGATAACGGTCTGCCACAATGGTATACTGCTGATAAGGACGGTAATAAAACAGGTGAAAAAACTTCGGAATACAGTAAGGCCGGTAATTTTATTGCCGGAACTTCATTGCCAGATCTTGTCGGCGGGATTCAAAACAGTTTCACCTACAAAAATTTTGATTTGTCTGCTTTATTGAGTTTTAGTTTGGGTGGACAGATATTAGATAACGATTATATTCAGCTTATGCATAGCGGTAATAATCCAGGACGCGCTTGGTCCAAGGAGATCCTCGAGCGCTGGACGCCTGAGCATACGCAGACCGATGTGCCTAAATTGACAACCGATAACTTGAATTGGACTTCTTCGTCCACACGCTTTCTTTACAGTGGCACTTATGCACGCCTTAAAAATGTAAGTTTAGGTTATCGATTACCTTCGGATTTATTAAAGCGGATAGGTGTAGAAAAACTTCGCGTCTTTGCAACAGCCGAAAATCTATTGACATTTTATGGTCATCAAGGAATGGATCCAGAACAGACGGTGAATGGGGCGACCTATTTTCGCTATCCGGCAATGCGAACAATCTCTGGTGGTATTCAGCTTGTTTTTTAATGCCTTATTGTTAATCTGAGAATTTAAATGAAAATCATGAAACTAAAAATTGTATATATCATATTGGCGCTCTCCCTAGTGAATGCATCATGTAAGGATGCGCTTGAGCTGGATCCGACGACCGCAGTGCCTGAAGGTGAAGTTTTTAAAAACACCGACAATGTTGCTACGGTGATCAACGGTACCTGGAAGTATTTAAATGATACCTATTTTACCTATGCTAATCCGGGATATACAGCGGTGATGCGTACTAGTGATGCGATGGGAAGTGATGTGGCGGTGACTACCAAATATGGCTATCGTGATGCTTATGCCTTTACCGAATTGACAAATAATCGATCAAATCGTGTCAATTCTTTTTGGATTATGTTGTATAAGGTGATCGATAACATGAACAATGTCATTGCAAAGGTAGATGGGGCCGAAGGCTCTACTGAAACTAAAAATGTGTTAAAGGGAAGAGCTAAAGCATTACGTGCATTTTCCTACTTAAATCTGGCCACATTTTATCAGTTTAGTTACCTCAAGGACAAAAATGCGAAATCTGTTCCGATTTATACCGAACCCAGTACACTATCGACTGAAGGAAAATCAAGGTCAACACAGGCAGAAGTGTATGAACTTATCTTGAAAGATCTCAAAGACAGTGAAAGCTTGTTGGCTTCTGCTGGTCGAGCGGATAAATACGAAATCAATGCAGAGGTTGTTTATGGTTTGCTCGCTCGGACTTATCTGCAGGTGGGCGAATGGAAACTGGCGGCAGCGTATGCTGAAAAAGCAGCTCAGAAGTATAATTTAATGACTCCGTCAGATTATCAGGCGGGTTTTAATGATCTTGGAAATAGCGAGTGGATTTGGGGGCATCAGCAGACTAACGAGCAAAATGTGGCAAGTTATACATTTCATTATTTGGATGTTTCGTCAGCTGGATCTTATTACTATAGTTTTATGGCCGATCCTTATTTTAAAGATTTATTCGATACCAGTGATGTGCGTTACGCTTTATTTGAATGGGATAATTTACCCGGTCGGGAGGGCTTTCTACGGTATAAGAAGTTTAAGTTTAAATCGAATTTGATCGGTGACATTGTGTATATGCGTGCTTCGGAAATGGTTTTGATCGCTGCCGAGGGGTACGCACGGGCTGGTGAAAAAGATAAAGCAGTAGCAGCCTTGAATAAGTTGCGTGCAGCGAGGAATGCAAAGCTGTTTTCAGGAAATGATACGGATCAATTAATTGCAGCGGTCCTGATTGAAAGACGAAAAGAGCTTTGGGGGGAAGGATTTGCCCTGTCGGATATTCTTCGGACACAAGGAAAGGTTGCACGAAAATCTTATGTTGATGCAGACGGCAAGCCTATTCAAGTCCAAATTGTGGGTGCAGATGGCAAACCGAAGCTAGTGAACGGGCAGGGGCACCGGGTTATTAAGTTTCCTAATGGATCTAATTTTGTGGAAAATAGCCCTTATTATTTGTTTGCTATCCCATACGAAGAGACTGTGCGGAACCCGAATCTGTAAAGTTAGTTGTTGGTTTATTATTGAAGAAATCCGGTGTACCCTGTGCATCGGATTTTCTTTTTTCCCGCTCGCCCTTCTTTTTAGGCTCTATATTGTGGTTCCTTATGTTGAAGAATGCTTCCTTTTTTTAGTGTCGCCCTGTTGATCCTGCTTCGCGCTGGACTCTTCTCGATTTAAAGGTTGTCATCTTTTTTCTCTCGTATGGTATTTTTTCAGCTGGCTTATCGTGTTCCTGTAAATTTGGTCAAGAGATTGTGTCGGGTAAATAGGGTGAGGGTTAGTTTTCCACATTATGTTAATAACGCTGTTGAAAACCTGTTTAAAAGAAAAATACAGTTATTAACAGTACTTATTAACATTGTGTTGATAACCTTTCTTTTTCTTCTTTTTGCTTTTGTTCATCCAGATGATGTATCCTGTGATGGGCAAGGAAGCACAAAAGAGACTGGAAAGGCAAGCGATAATTTTTGTTATGAGTCCACCGATGGCACCGGTATGAATATCATAGTTAAGTGCACTGAGCTTATCCCCATACTGCAATTCGTTGCTGGATTTGACTGCTGTAAGACTGTTTTCTTCTTTATTATAATAAAGCCAGTCAAATACACCGCTTCGTTTTTCATGATGTCTCACCTGTATATCCATTGCTGTTTCGGTTTCTTTTTTTAGTCGGATCGACATCATTTCAGCATCCGGATAATTTGTCAAGGCATACCGCAGCGCATTGTCCTGAAATTTCTTTTCCACAGCGGGCAAGGGTATAGGGGAGCTACGTGTGGAAGAAGCTGTTGGCGACTGCAATAAATTGAATGTTGCGCTATAGGTCTTTTTAAAATCCGGAAAAGCAAAAGCGAGTCCCGTAATGGCAAAAATCAATCCGATAAATAAACTGTAAAATCCAATGACATTGTGGAGGTCGTGGTTCAGTCGCTTCCATTTTACTTTGGTATCGAGCCAAAAACTGCGTTTGAGATTCTTGCCCTTCCATTTTTTTGGCCACCAAAGAACAATGCCACTAAGTAAGATAAGTACAAAAATGGCCGTTGACCAGGCGACGATAGGGTGGCCATATTGCTTGCCCAAGAGGAGATTGAGGTGAAGCTGAAGCACCAGTTGAAAGAATTCTGTTTTTGAATTTTCTACTTGCTGTACCTGGCCAGTATATGGATTGATGAAAACGCGTTTGTAATAGCGGTAATAATTCCAATGGCCAAATGCTTTTTCGTCCGTTTTTATGGCACGAAATACCCAGGTACGATTCTTCGAAGGATAGAGATCAACCCGCGTAATTTTTTGATTTTTTTTGAGGCTTTTCTGTGCGCTGTCAAGAAGTGTGCTTAATGGTAGTGGAGTTTTTGAGAGGATGGTTGTATCGGAGATAAAATATTTTTCAGGATAAGCCCAGAGCTTGAGCTCATCCTGAAAGGTGTATATGCTGCCCGTCAGGCTTAGGATGAATACCACAACTCCGGTGATGATTCCGAGCCATTTATGCAACCAAAGAATGACGGTCTTAAACATATTAAAATTTATAGTTGATGTTAAATGAGGCCAACATACCTTGTCCTTTGACG
The Sphingobacterium multivorum genome window above contains:
- a CDS encoding PepSY-associated TM helix domain-containing protein, whose protein sequence is MFKTVILWLHKWLGIITGVVVFILSLTGSIYTFQDELKLWAYPEKYFISDTTILSKTPLPLSTLLDSAQKSLKKNQKITRVDLYPSKNRTWVFRAIKTDEKAFGHWNYYRYYKRVFINPYTGQVQQVENSKTEFFQLVLQLHLNLLLGKQYGHPIVAWSTAIFVLILLSGIVLWWPKKWKGKNLKRSFWLDTKVKWKRLNHDLHNVIGFYSLFIGLIFAITGLAFAFPDFKKTYSATFNLLQSPTASSTRSSPIPLPAVEKKFQDNALRYALTNYPDAEMMSIRLKKETETAMDIQVRHHEKRSGVFDWLYYNKEENSLTAVKSSNELQYGDKLSALNYDIHTGAIGGLITKIIACLSSLFCASLPITGYIIWMNKSKKKKKKGYQHNVNKYC
- a CDS encoding RagB/SusD family nutrient uptake outer membrane protein; translated protein: MKLKIVYIILALSLVNASCKDALELDPTTAVPEGEVFKNTDNVATVINGTWKYLNDTYFTYANPGYTAVMRTSDAMGSDVAVTTKYGYRDAYAFTELTNNRSNRVNSFWIMLYKVIDNMNNVIAKVDGAEGSTETKNVLKGRAKALRAFSYLNLATFYQFSYLKDKNAKSVPIYTEPSTLSTEGKSRSTQAEVYELILKDLKDSESLLASAGRADKYEINAEVVYGLLARTYLQVGEWKLAAAYAEKAAQKYNLMTPSDYQAGFNDLGNSEWIWGHQQTNEQNVASYTFHYLDVSSAGSYYYSFMADPYFKDLFDTSDVRYALFEWDNLPGREGFLRYKKFKFKSNLIGDIVYMRASEMVLIAAEGYARAGEKDKAVAALNKLRAARNAKLFSGNDTDQLIAAVLIERRKELWGEGFALSDILRTQGKVARKSYVDADGKPIQVQIVGADGKPKLVNGQGHRVIKFPNGSNFVENSPYYLFAIPYEETVRNPNL